One genomic region from Bubalus bubalis isolate 160015118507 breed Murrah chromosome 12, NDDB_SH_1, whole genome shotgun sequence encodes:
- the ABCA2 gene encoding ATP-binding cassette sub-family A member 2 isoform X1: protein MGFLHQLQLLLWKNVTLKRRSPWVLAFEIFIPLVLFFILLGLRQKKPTISVKEVSFYTAAPLTSAGILPVMQSLCPDGQRDEFGFLQYANSTVTQLLERLNRVVEEGNLFDPARPSLGSELEALRQHLEALSASPDPLDGRAARPAGSSFSLDSVARDPRELWRFLTQNLSLPDSAARALLAAQVDLPEVYRLLFGPSPGLDGGSGPPRNQQPLFRMEELLLAPALLEQLTCMPGSRELGRVLTVPRGQQTALQGYRDAVCRGQAAARAHRFSGLAAELRNQLDAAKIAQQLGLDAPNGSATPQQPPPPPRLQALLEDLLDAQKVLRDVDVLSALALLLPQGACAGRAPGPAASGPGGAANSTGAGAGPGSNSTAEEGAPSAAAPAPSDALQGQCSAFVQLWAGLQPILCGNNRTIEPEALRRGNMSSLGFTSKEQRNLGLLVHLMTSNPKILYAPAGSEADRVILKANETFALVGNVTHYAQVWLNISAEIRSYLEQGRLRQHLRWLQQYVAELRQHPEALSLSPEELPPALRQDNFSLPNGSVLLQQLDTIDNAACGWIQFMSKVSVDIFKGFPDEESIVNYTLNQAYQDNVTVFASVIFQTRKDGSLPPHVHYKIRQNSSFTEKTNEIRRAYWRPGPNTGGRFYFLYGFVWIQDMMERAIIDTFVGHDVVEPGNYVQMFPYPCYTRDDFLFVIEHMMPLCMVISWVYSVAMTIQHIVAEKEHRLKEVMKTMGLNNAVHWVAWFITGCVQLSISVTALTAILKYGQVLAHSHVLIIWLFLAVYAVATIMFCFLVSVLYSKAKLASACGGIIYFLSYVPYMYVAIREEVAHDKITAFEKCIASLMSTTAFGLGSKYFALYEVAGVGIQWHTFSQSPVEGDDFNLLLAVTMLMVDAVVYGVLTWYIEAVHPGMYGLPRPWYFPLQKSYWLGSGRTEAWEWNWPWARTPRLSVMEEDQACAMESRRLEETRGMEEEPTHLPLVVCVDKLTKVYKNDKKLALNKLSLNLYENQVVSFLGHNGAGKTTTMSILTGLFPPTSGSATIYGHDIRTEMDEIRKNLGMCPQHNVLFDRLTVEEHLWFYSRLKSMAQEEIRKEMDKMIADLELSNKRHSLVQTLSGGMKRKLSVAIAFVGGSRAIILDEPTAGVDPYARRAIWDLILKYKPGRTILLSTHHMDEADLLGDRIAIISHGKLKCCGSPLFLKGAYGDGYRLTLVKRPAEPGGPQEPGLTASPPGPAQLSSCSESQVSQFIRKHVASCLLVSDTSTELSYILPSEAAKKGAFERLFQHLEHSLDALHLSSFGLMDTTLEEVFLKVSEEDQSLENSEADVKESRKDVLPGAADPVSGEGPAGNLARCAELAQSQASLQSASSVGSARGDEGAGYTDVYGDYRPLCDNLQDPDNVSLQEAEAETLARVGQGSRKLEGWWLKVRQFHGLLVKRFHCARRNSKALSSQILLPAFFVCVAMTVALSVPEIGDLPPLVLSPSQYHNYTQPRGNFIPYANEERREYRLRLSPDAGPQQLVGTFRLPSGVGATCVLKSPANGSLGPTLNLSSGESRLLAARFFDSMCLESFTQGLPLSNFVPPPPSPAPSDSPVTLDEDLLPTSGPENWTSAPSLPHLVREPVRCTCSGQGTGFSCPGGVGGHPPQMRVVTGDILTDITGHNVSEYLLFTSDRFRLHRYGAITFGNVQKSIPASFGARAPAMVRRIAVRRAAQVFYNNKGYHSMPTYLNSLNNAILRANLPKSKGSPAAYGISVTNHPMNKTSASLSLDYLLQGTDVVIAIFIIVAMSFVPASFVVFLVAEKSTKAKHLQFVSGCNPVIYWLANYAWDMLNYLVPATCCVLILFVFDLPAYTSPTNFPAVLSLFLLYGWSITPIMYPASFWFEVPSSAYVFLIVINLFIGITATVATFLLQLFEHDKDLKVVNSYLKSCFLIFPNYNLGHGLMEMAYNEYINEYYAKIGQVDKMKSPFEWDIVTRGLVAMTVEGFVGFLLTIMCQYNFLRQPQRMPVSTKPVEDDVDVASERQRVLRGDADNDMVKIENLTKVYKSRKIGRILAVDRLCLGVRPGECFGLLGVNGAGKTSTFKMLTGDESTTGGEAFVNGHSVLKELLQVQQSLGYCPQFDALFDELTAREHLQLYTRLRGIPWKDEARVVKWALEKLELTKYADKPAGTYSGGNKRKLSTAIALIGYPAFIFLDEPTTGMDPKARRFLWNLILDLIKTGRSVVLTSHSMEECEALCTRLAIMVNGRLRCLGSIQHLKNRFGDGYMITVRTKSSQNVKDVVRFFNRNFPEAILKERHHTKVQYQLKSEHISLAQVFSKMEQVVGVLGVEDYSVSQTTLDNVFVNFAKKQSDNLEQQETEPPSGLQSPLGRLLSLFRPRPPPTELRALVADEPEDLDTEDEGLISFEEERAQLSFNTDTLC, encoded by the exons GGTCACGCAGCTGCTGGAGCGCCTCAACCGCGTGGTGGAGGAGGGCAACCTGTTTGATCCGGCGAGGCCCAGCCTGGGCTCGGAGCTGGAGGCCCTGCGCCAGCACCTGGAAGCCCTCAGCGCCAGCCCGGACCCCCTGGACGGCCGCGCAGCCCGACCTGCAG GGTCCTCCTTCTCTCTGGACTCGGTGGCCAGGGACCCGCGGGAGCTGTGGCGCTTCCTGACGCAGAACCTGTCGCTGCCCGACAGCGCGGCCCGGGCTCTGCTGGCCGCCCAGGTGGACCTGCCTGAG GTCTATCGCCTGCTTTTTGGCCCTTCGCCTGGCCTGGATGGGGGTTCAGGGCCCCCCAGGAATCAGCAGCCCCTGTTCCGGATGGAG GAGCTGCTGCtggcccctgccctcctggagcagcTCACGTGCATGCCAGGCTCCAGGGAGCTGGGCCGGGTCCTCACTGTGCCCCGGGGTCAGCAGACAGCGCTGCAGGGATACCGGGACGCAGTCTGCAGAGGGCAGGCTGCAGCCCGTGCTCACCGCTTCTCGGGGCTGGCTGCTGAGCTCCGGAACCAACTGGATGCAGCCAAGATTGCCCAGCAG CTGGGCCTGGATGCTCCCAATGGCTCTGCCACCCCACAgcaaccaccacccccaccacggCTGCAGGCACTCTTGGAGGACCTGCTGGACGCCCAGAAGGTCCTGCGGGACGTGGATGTCCTCTCAGCCCTTGCCCTGCTGCTGCCTCAGGGCGCCTGCGCAGGCCGGGCTCCTGGGCCCGCAGCCAGTGGCCCTGGCGGGGCGGCCAACAGcactggggctggggcaggcccCGGCTCCAACAGCACGGCTGAGGAGGGGGCCCCGTCCGCTGCAGCCCCGGCCCCCTCGGACGCACTGCAGGGCCAGTGCTCCGCTTTCGTGCAGCTCTGGGCCGGCCTGCAGCCCATCCTGTGTGGCAACAACCG CACCATCGAGCCTGAGGCGCTGCGAAGGGGCAACATGAGCTCCCTGGGCTTCACGAGCAAGGAGCAGCGGAACCTGGGCCTCCTCGTGCACCTCATGACCAGCAACCCCAAGATCCTGTACGCGCCCGCGGGCTCCGAGGCAGACCGTGTCATCCTCAAG GCCAATGAGACCTTCGCCCTTGTAGGCAACGTGACTCACTACGCCCAGGTGTGGCTCAACATCTCCGCGGAGATCCGCAGCTACCTGGAGCAGGGGAGGCTGCGGCAGCACCTGCGCTGGCTGCAGCAG TATGTGGCCGAGCTGCGGCAGCACCCAGAGGCACTGAGCCTGTCGCCCGAGGAGCTGCCGCCTGCCCTACGCCAGGACAATTTCTCACTGCCCAATGGCTCAGTCCTCCTGCAGCAGCTGGACACCATTGACAATGCAGCCTGCGGCTGGATCCAGTTCATGTCCAAG GTGAGCGTGGACATCTTCAAGGGTTTTCCAGATGAGGAGAGCATTGTCAACTACACCCTTAACCAGGCCTACCAGGATAATGTCACCGTGTTCGCTA GTGTGATCTTCCAGACCCGCAAGGACGGCTCCTTGCCGCCCCACGTGCACTACAAGATCCGCCAGAATTCAAGCTTCACGGAGAAAACCAACGAGATCCGCCGGGCCTACTGGCGGCCGGGGCCCAACACCGGCGGCCGCTTCTACTTTCTATATGGCTTCGTTTGGATCCAGG ACATGATGGAGCGCGCCATCATCGACACCTTCGTGGGCCACGACGTGGTGGAGCCCGGCAACTACGTGCAGATGTTCCCCTACCCGTGCTACACGCGCGACGA cttTCTGTTTGTCATCGAGCACATGATGCCGCTCTGCATGGTGATCTCCTGGGTCTACTCTGTGGCCATGACCATCCAGCACATTGTGGCTGAGAAGGAGCACCGGCTGAAGGAG GTGATGAAGACCATGGGCCTGAACAACGCGGTGCACTGGGTGGCCTGGTTCATCACGGGCTGCGTGCAGCTCTCCATCTCGGTGACGGCGCTGACCGCCATACTCAAGTACGGCCAGGTCCTCGCGCACAGCCACGTGCTCATCATCTGGCTCTTCCTGGCTGTCTACGCCGTGGCCACCATCATGTTCTG cTTCTTGGTGTCCGtgctgtactccaaggccaagctgGCCTCGGCCTGCGGCGGAATCATCTACTTCCTGAGCTACGTGCCCTACATGTACGTGGCTATCCGTGAGGAGGTGGCCCACGACAAGATCACCGCCTTCGAGAAGTGCATCGCG TCCCTGATGTCCACGACCGCTTTTGGCCTGGGTTCCAAGTACTTTGCTCTGTACGAGGTGGCGGGCGTGGGCATCCAGTGGCACACGTTCAGCCAGTCTCCCGTGGAAGGGGATGACTTCAACCTGCTCTTGGCTGTCACCATGCTGATGGTAGATGCGGTCGTCTATGGGGTGCTCACGTGGTACATTGAGGCTGTGCACCCAG gCATGTACGGGCTGCCCCGGCCCTGGTACTTCCCACTGCAGAAGTCCTACTGGCTGGGCAGCGGGCGGACGGAGGCATGGGAGTGGAACTGGCCATGGGCTCGCACCCCCCGCCTCAGCGTCATGGAGGAGGATCAAGCCTGTGCCATGGAGAGCCGGCGCTTGG AGGAGACACGGGGCATGGAAGAGGAACCCACCCACCTGCCGCTGGTAGTCTGCGTGGACAAGCTCACCAAGGTCTATAAGAACGACAAGAAGCTGGCTTTGAACAAGCTGAGCCTCAACCTCTATGAGAACCAGGTCGTGTCCTTCCTGGGCCACAACGGGGCTGGCAAGACCACCACCAT GTCTATACTCACCGGCCTGTTCCCACCTACGTCGGGCTCGGCCACCATCTACGGGCATGACATCCGCACGGAGATGGACGAGATCCGCAAGAACCTGGGCATGTGTCCCCAGCACAATGTGCTCTTCGACCGGCTCACGGTGGAGGAGCACCTCTGGTTCTACTCGAGGCTCAAGAGCATGGCCCAGGAGGAGATCCGCAAGGAGATGGACAA GATGATCGCGGACCTGGAGCTCTCCAACAAACGGCACTCGCTGGTGCAGACGCTGTCCGGCGGCATGAAGCGCAAGCTCTCGGTGGCCATCGCCTTCGTGGGCGGCTCCCGGGCCATCATCCTGGATGAGCCCACGGCCGGTGTGGACCCCTACGCGCGCCGCGCCATCTGGGACCTGATCCTGAAGTACAAGCCGG GCCGCACGATCCTCCTGTCCACCCACCACATGGATGAGGCTGACCTGCTCGGGGATCGCATTGCCATCATCTCCCACGGGAAGCTCAAGTGCTGCGGCTCGCCGCTCTTCCTCAAGGGCGCCTACGGGGACGGCTACCGCCTCACGCTGGTCAAGCGGCCTGCAGAGCCTGGGGGTCCCCAAG AGCCAGGGCTGACAGCCAGCCCCCCAGGTCCGGCCCAGCTGAGCAGCTGCTCCGAGTCCCAGGTTTCCCAGTTCATCCGCAAACATGTGGCCTCCTGCCTGCTGGTCTCCGACACCAGCACCGAGCTCTCCTACATCCTGCCCAGCGAGGCCGCCAAGAAGGGGGCCTTTGAGCGCCTATTTCAG caccTGGAGCACAGTCTGGATGCACTGCACCTGAGCAGCTTTGGGCTGATGGACACGACACTGGAGGAAGTGTTCCTTAAGGTGTCAGAGGAGGACCAGTCGCTGGAGAACAGTGAGGCAG ATGTGAAAGAGTCTAGGAAAGACGTGTTACCGGGGGCTGCGGACCCGGTATCGGGGGAAGGCCCTGCCGGCAACCTGGCGCGGTGCGCGGAGCTGGCCCAGTCACAGGCGTCGCTGCAGTCTGCATCCTCGGTGGGCTCTGCCCGTGGTGACGAGGGGGCCGGCTACACCGATGTCTACGGCGACTACCGCCCTCTCTGTGACAACTTGCAGGACCCTGACAATGTCAGCTTGCAAG AGGCAGAGGCGGAGACCCTCGCGCGGGTTGGCCAGGGCAGCCGCAAGCTGGAGGGCTGGTGGCTGAAGGTGCGCCAGTTCCATGGGCTCCTGGTGAAGCGCTTCCACTGCGCCCGGCGCAACTCCAAGGCGCTGTCCTCTCAGATCCTGCTCCCTGCCTTCTTCGTCTGCGTGGCTATGACCGTGGCACTCTCCGTCCCAGAGATCG GCGACCTGCCCCCGCTGGTCCTGTCCCCCTCCCAGTACCACAACTACACGCAGCCCCGTGGCAACTTTATCCCCTATGCCAATGAGGAGCGCCGGGAATACCG CTTGCGACTGTCCCCCGACGCTGGGCCCCAGCAGCTGGTGGGCACCTTCAGGCTGCCGTCGGGTGTAGGAGCCACCTGTGTGCTCAAGTCTCCGGCCAATGGCTCATTGGGGCCCACGCTGAACCTGAGCAGCGGTGAGTCGCGTCTGCTGGCTGCGCGGTTCTTCGACAGCATGTGCCTGGAGTCCTTCACGCAGGGGCTGCCGCTGTCCAACTTTGTGCCGCCCCCACCCTCGCCCGCCCCGTCTGACTCCCCTGTGACCCTGGATGAGGACCTGCTGCCCACCTCCGGGCCAG AGAACTGGACATCGGCGCCCTCCCTTCCACACCTGGTGCGGGAGCCCGTCCGCTGTACCTGCTCTGGGCAGGGCACCGGCTTCTCCTGCCCAGGCGGTGTAGGCGGGCACCCGCCCCAGATGCGGGTGGTCACGGGTGACATTCTGACCGACATCACGGGCCACAATGTCTCCGAGTACCTGCTCTTCACCTCTGACCGCTTCCGGCTGCACCG GTACGGGGCCATCACCTTTGGCAACGTCCAGAAGTCCATCCCAGCCTCATTTGGGGCCCGGGCCCCGGCCATGGTGCGGAGGATTGCAGTACGCAGGGCTGCCCAG GTTTTCTACAACAACAAGGGCTACCACAGCATGCCCACCTACCTCAACAGCCTCAACAACGCCATCTTGCGTGCCAACCTGCCCAAGAGCAAGGGCAGCCCTGCGGCCTACG GCATCAGCGTCACCAACCACCCGATGAACAAGACGAGTGCCAGCCTCTCTCTGGATTACCT GCTGCAGGGCACCGACGTGGTCATCGCCATCTTCATCATCGTGGCCATGTCCTTCGTGCCGGCCAGCTTCGTGGTCTTCCTGGTGGCCGAGAAGTCCACCAAGGCCAAGCACCTACAGTTCGTCAGTGGCTGCAACCCTGTCATCTACTGGCTGGCCAACTACGCGTGGGACATG CTCAACTACCTGGTCCCGGCCACCTGCTGCGTCCTCATCCTGTTCGTGTTCGACCTGCCGGCCTACACGTCCCCCACCAACTTCCCGGCCGTGCTCTCCCTGTTCCTGCTCTACGG GTGGTCCATCACACCCATCATGTATCCGGCCTCCTTCTGGTTCGAGGTCCCCAGCTCGGCCTACGTGTTTCTCATCGTCATCAACCTCTTCATCGGCATCACCGCCACCGTGGCCACCTTCCTCCTGCAGCTCTTTGAACATGACAAG GACCTGAAGGTTGTCAACAGTTACCTGAAGAGCTGCTTCCTCATCTTCCCCAACTACAACCTGGGCCACGGGCTGATGGAGATGGCATACAACGAGTATATCAACGAGTACTACGCCAAGATCG GCCAGGTTGACAAGATGAAGTCTCCCTTCGAGTGGGACATCGTCACCAGGGGCTTGGTGGCCATGACCGTTGAGGGCTTCGTGGGCTTCCTCCTGACCATCATGTGTCAGTACAACTTCCTGCGGCAGCCGCA GCGCATGCCCGTGTCCACGAAGCCCGTGGAGGACGACGTGGACGTGGCCAGCGAGCGGCAGCGAGTGCTCAGGGGAGATGCAGACAACGACATGGTCAAAATCGAGAACCTGACCAAG GTGTACAAGTCGCGGAAGATCGGCCGCATCCTGGCCGTGGACCGCCTATGCCTGGGCGTGCGTCCTGGCGAGTGCTTCGGCCTCCTGGGAGTCAACGGCGCGGGCAAGACCAGCACCTTCAAGATGCTGACGGGGGACGAGAGCACGACGGGGGGCGAGGCCTTCGTCAACGGGCACAG CGTGCTCAAGGAGCTGCTCCAGGTGCAGCAGAGCCTGGGCTACTGCCCGCAGTTCGACGCCCTGTTCGACGAGCTCACGGCCCGGGAGCATCTGCAGCTGTACACAAGGCTCCGAGGCATCCCCTGGAAGGACGAGGCGCGG GTCGTGAAGTGGGCCCTGGAGAAGCTGGAGCTGACCAAGTATGCCGACAAGCCCGCCGGCACCTACAGCGGAGGGAACAAGCGGAAGCTGTCAACAGCCATCGCCCTCATCGGGTACCCAGCCTTCATCTTCCTG GATGAGCCTACCACAGGCATGGACCCCAAGGCTCGGCGCTTCCTCTGGAACCTTATCTTGGACCTCATCAAGACAGGGCGCTCGGTGGTGCTGACTTCACACAG CATGGAGGAGTGTGAGGCGCTGTGCACGCGGCTGGCCATCATGGTGAACGGGCGCCTGCGCTGCCTGGGCAGCATCCAGCATCTGAAGAACCG GTTCGGGGATGGTTACATGATCACGGTGAGGACCAAGAGCAGCCAGAACGTGAAAGACGTGGTGCGGTTCTTCAACAGGAACTTCCCGGAGGCCATCCTCAAG GAGCGGCACCACACGAAGGTGCAGTACCAGCTCAAGTCCGAGCACATCTCGCTGGCGCAGGTGTTCAGCAAAATGGAACAGGTGGTGGGTGTGCTGGGCGTCGAGGACTACTCGGTCAGCCAGACCACCCTGGACAAC GTGTTCGTGAACTTCGCCAAGAAGCAGAGCGACAACCTGGAGCAGCAGGAGACGGAGCCGCCCTCGGGCCTACAGTCCCCGCTGGGCCGCCTGCTCAGCCTGTTCCGGCCGCGGCCTCCCCCCACTGAGCTGCGGGCGCTGGTGGCCGACGAGCCCGAGGACCTGGACACGGAGGATGAGGGCCTTATAAGCTTCGAGGAGGAGCGG GCCCAGCTCTCCTTCAACACGGACACTCTCTGCTGA